The following proteins are encoded in a genomic region of Thunnus maccoyii chromosome 8, fThuMac1.1, whole genome shotgun sequence:
- the sowahd gene encoding ankyrin repeat domain-containing protein SOWAHD, with amino-acid sequence MHESGSDDAGNEPAVSDTDAHIRRSSRQTTVVERLSRYGMQVMPSAFQRRSRLQRQQEVSDSSAPGTLLLQRDASERGSLTPAMRKKYLKELLLSNSSHSGFSTVLTSQTSSASSEQDVNWALYPMEHAWMISAVEGNYETILEFISEDPHLLTRKDFISGYSVLHWLAKRGQDETLVKLLRYAQNAGIPVNVNVRGSGGFTPLHVACMHSHYMVIKLLVGAFSANVDAMDYNGKRAWQYLRGDAPPEMKELLGTWDDEHSGGCAQQNVNKNVNNNCATAMNLTPSDEVDHGETDEVDFFHRTNRGGSWRMGPLRKLLSSFSFLGNKR; translated from the coding sequence ATGCATGAGAGCGGATCGGATGATGCTGGAAATGAACCAGCTGTCAGCGACACTGACGCCCACATCAGAAGGTCATCCAGACAGACCACCGTTGTGGAGCGACTCTCGAGGTATGGCATGCAAGTCATGCCCAGCGCTTTCCAGCGTAGGTCGAGGCTGCAGAGACAACAAGAAGTGTCTGACAGCTCCGCACCGGgcactctcctcctccagagAGACGCATCGGAGAGAGGGTCGCTCACACCGGCTATGCGTAAAAAATACCTGAAAGAGCTGCTTCTGAGTAACTCATCTCACAGCGGGTTCAGCACTGTGTTGACCTCCCAGACCTCCAGCGCGTCCTCGGAGCAGGACGTAAACTGGGCTTTGTATCCGATGGAGCACGCGTGGATGATTTCTGCGGTGGAGGGAAACTATGAAACCATACTGGAGTTTATCTCTGAAGACCCCCATCTGTTAACCAGGAAGGATTTCATCAGCGGTTATTCTGTGCTCCACTGGTTAGCCAAAAGGGGACAGGATGAGACTCTGGTGAAACTTTTGCGTTACGCGCAAAACGCGGGGATCCCCGTGAATGTGAACGTGCGGGGCAGCGGCGGGTTCACCCCGCTGCACGTCGCCTGCATGCACAGCCACTACATGGTCATTAAACTGCTGGTCGGAGCTTTCAGTGCCAATGTGGATGCCATGGACTACAACGGGAAGAGAGCCTGGCAGTATCTGAGGGGAGACGCCCCTCCGGAGATGAAGGAGCTGTTGGGGACCTGGGATGATGAACACAGTGGCGGGTGCGCGCAGCAAAACGTCAATAAAAACGTCAACAACAACTGCGCCACGGCTATGAACTTGACCCCCAGTGATGAGGTCGATCACGGGGAGACAGATGAAGTGGACTTCTTTCACAGGACTAACAGGGGGGGCAGCTGGAGAATGGGGCCTTTAAGGAAGCTGCTATCCTCGTTTTCATTTCTAGGAAACAAAAGGTGA
- the ndufa1 gene encoding NADH dehydrogenase [ubiquinone] 1 alpha subcomplex subunit 1 translates to MWYEILPGFAIMTVCLIIPGVATAQIHKFTNNGKEKRIARVPWHWYLMQRDKRISGTGRHFDSKGLENIH, encoded by the exons ATGTGGTATGAAATCCTGCCCGGCTTCGCCATCATGACCGTGTGTCTGATCATTCCCGGCGTCGCCACCGCGCAGATCCACAAGTTCACCAACAACGGAAAG GAGAAGAGGATCGCCCGGGTCCCGTGGCACTGGTACCTGATGCAGAGAGACAAGCGGATCTCAGGAACAGGACGGCACTTTGACTCCAAG GGACTTGAGAACATCCACTGA
- the rpl39 gene encoding 60S ribosomal protein L39 produces the protein MSSHKTFRIKRFLAKKQKQNRPIPQWIRMKTGNKIRYNSKRRHWRRTKLGL, from the exons ATG TCGTCCCACAAGACTTTCAGGATCAAGCGCTTCCTCGCcaagaagcagaaacagaacagGCCGATTCCTCAGTGGATCAGAATGAAAACTGGCAACAAGATCAG GTACAACTCCAAGAGGAGACACTGGAGGAGGACCAAGCTCGGCCTGTAA
- the pttg1 gene encoding securin, producing MANIIFAERENACLHAPTLKMRQRLQSAPEKLLKSPMTAKTLKTPLPSGRKALGTVNKKISTPAINVQEKKLVKPQETKVKHAAQNKVEEYPEIEKFIPYDPLEFEKYSIPEDLIPLSGFALPGLACFPQAPPPCEEDLEMFKPLPNMSPVKMPRNSGYCSELDAFLQTLDELTVELPPESITD from the exons ATGGCCAACATAATCTTTGCAGAGCGGGAAAATGCATGTCTTCATGCACCAACACTCAAGATGCGACAGCGACTTCAGTCTGCACCAG AGAAACTCTTGAAATCTCCAATGACTGCCAAAACCTTAAAGACTCCTCTGCCATCTGGTCGTAAGGCTTTGGGGACAgtcaacaaaaaaatctcaaccCCTGCCATCAATGTACAAGAGAAGAAACTCGTAAAGCCACAG GAAACCAAAGTCAAACATGCTGCTCAGAACAAAGTGGAGGAATATCCAGAAATTGAGAAGTTCATTCCTTATGACCCACTAG AGTTTGAGAAGTACAGCATACCTGAAGATTTGATTCCTCTCAGTGGCTTTGCTCTGCCTGGACTGGCTTGTTTCCCACAGGCTCCCCCTCCTTGTGAGGAGGACCTGGAAATGTTTAAGCCGCTCCCAAACATGTCACCTGTAAAGATGCCAAGAAATTCAG GTTACTGCTCGGAGCTGGATGCCTTTCTTCAAACACTCGACGAGCTGACCGTTGAACTTCCTCCAGAATCTATtactgactga
- the upf3b gene encoding regulator of nonsense transcripts 3B, with the protein MKEDKENTRPKERRVEIRCEDGEKTEKSKEKKEAMTKIVIRRLPPSLTKEELEEQLQPLPEVDYLEFFSNDTSLYPHLFARAYINFKNQEDIVLFRDRFDGYVFIDNRGQEYPAIVEFAPFQKTAKKRSKKKDAKCGTITEDPDYKKFLEYYNGDEEKFTSTPETLLEEIEAKTKELVAKKTTPLLDFLKNKQRLREEKKEERRRRELERKRLRDEERRKWREEERRKRKEAEKMKRLEKPLEKDKDHVKEEPKIKLLKKPDRGGDDADSEKPKEKAKKPERPNKEDRSMGSADHKRRQNIENKEDRGRKADEDGRKEFRDRDAERDRERERRQKEKERMRRQDEDRRRRRERQDGENASMKRGEDEGKKEKERASEKKRGENAADSAHTEKPERPAKDNKKEESAKRERLRNKDRPAIQLYQPGARSRNRAAAGGGGGGGGGGGGGGGGGGAESSSVDRKPDTETKKVSDKGDD; encoded by the exons ATGAAGGAAGACAAGGAAAACACTCGGCCCAAGGAGAGAAGGGTGGAAATAAGGTGCGAAGATGGAGAAAAAACGGAAAAGTCGAAGGAAAAGAAGGAGGCCATGACAAAG ATTGTGATCAGACGATTACCACCAAGTCTGACcaaggaggagctggaggagcagctgcAACCGCTTCCAGAGGTGGACTACCTGGAGTTTTTCTCCAATGACACCAG CCTTTACCCTCATCTCTTCGCAAGGGCTTACATTAATTTCAAAAATCAAGAGGATATAGTTCTCTTCAGGGATCGATTTGATGGATATGTGTTCATTGACAACAGAG GACAGGAGTATCCTGCCATTGTGGAGTTTGCACCTTTTcaaaaaactgccaaaaaaagAAGTAAGAAAAAGGACGCAAAATGTGGAACAATTACTGAAG aTCCTGATTACAAGAAATTTCTGGAATATTATAACGGAGATGAGGAAAAATTTACATCCACACCTGAGACCCTGTTGGAAGAGATTGAGGCAAAAACAAAGGAACTTGTAG CTAAAAAAACAACTCCTCTGCTGGACTTCCTGAAGAATAAACAG AGACtcagggaggaaaagaaagaggagagaaggaggagagaactTGAACGCAAGCGCCTGCGTGATGAGGAGCGTCGAaagtggagggaggaggagagaaggaagcgCAAAGAGGCCGAGAAGATGAAGAGACTTGAGAAACCGCTGGAGAAAGACAAGGACCATGTTAAAGAAGAACCAAAAATCAAA CTCCTGAAGAAGCCAGACCGAGGGGGGGATGATGCCGATTCTGAGAAACCCAAGGAAAAAGCCAAGAAACCAGAGAGACCAAATAAAGAGGACAGATCCATGGGAAGTGCTGATCATAAGAGACGCCAGAACATTGAAAATAAGGAGGATCGGGGAAGGAA AGCAGACGAAGACGGGCGCAAGGAGTTCAGAGACCGCGATGcggagagagacagggagcgTGAGCGGCGGCAGAAAGAGAAGGAGCGTATGAGGCGGCAGGACGAGGATCGGCGGAGAAGGAGAGAGCGGCAGGACGGAGAGAACGCCAGCATGAAGCGGGGGGAggatgagggaaaaaaagaaaaagagcgTGCCTCGGAAAAGAAAAGGGGTGAAAACGCGGCAGACTCCGCTCACACTGAGAAGCCAGAGAGGCCCGCCAAGGACAACAAGAAGGAGGAGAGCGCTAAAAGAGAGCGGCTACGAAATAAG GACCGGCCGGCTATTCAACTGTACCAGCCAGGGGCCAGAAGCCGCAATCgagcagctgcaggaggagggggaggagggggaggaggaggaggaggaggaggaggaggaggaggcgctGAATCCAGCTCTGTCGACAGAAAGCCAGATACTGAGACCAAGAAAGTGTCTGACAAAGGAGATGATTGA